The Myxosarcina sp. GI1 nucleotide sequence TTTTCTTATTTCTATCTATCTCCGAATTAATGCTACAGTAAAACCTCGATATAAAAGACCGAGTATGAAGCTCTATAGAGCAGATTTTTACCTGGTTTATTTACATAATTTTGAGTTTACCGACGAGAGTAATCGTCTTGAAAACGAATAATATCGTCTTCTCCTAAATATTGACCGTTTTGAACTTCAATTAAAACCAAATCGATCACCCCAGGATTTTCCAGTCGATGAGAAGTACATTGAGGTACATAAGTAGACTGATTGCTGCTGAGAATTTTTTCTTCACCGCCACAAACTACTCTTGCAGTACCCGAAACTACTATCCAGTGTTCGCTGCGATGGTGGTGCATTTGTAGACTCAAACGATGTCCTGGTTTGACTTCTATACGTTTGATTTTATAACCTTGACCTTCCTCCAAGGTAGTAAAAGAACCCCAAGGACGAATTTCGGTAGCTGTAATTCCTACTTGAGGTAAAGATTCGGGAATTGCCAACTCATGTTCTTTAGCTGTAGTTTTGGTAGATTGAGACATAAAATTTTCGCTAACAAGCGTATACTAGGTTTACTCGTTATTCTTTTTATGATTGTAGTTCTATGTTTATGTTTATTTGTCATAGATGTTACCTACGATCCAATCCAAAATAACAAATAATTTTTAAAGTGATAAGGGTAAAAGCGGTCTAATTTAGCGAATTATATACAAATTCGTTAAATTTATAGTAAAGTAAATACCTAATTCTGTAGTAATTTTATATTATTTTAAAACTTTAGGCTCGAATCGAAGACGAGTGTTTTGTTATTTTGTATATTTTTATACCAAACAAACTAGCAAGTGTTCGCTAACCTTTAATATTAAGAGCGTAGTGTCAAGATTGTTAAGTGCTTTACGATCTACGATTAGATAAAGCTTTATTGTGGTCATAGATTGCTAGATTGTCGCAATCGCCAACGATAGTGCGGGTATTTTGCTATTCATTATGACTCGTTGCTTCAATGAGCTTCTAGGGCGAACGGTTTTCTATCAAGACAGCAGCAAAACCACACGCTAATTAATGTATGGCGCATGGAAATGCTGGGCAAAATACGGCAAAGATGACGTTCACTTCGTAAAACCTTAAGTTTTTTTTACAATCATAAACGCGCTACTGTCTTGCTGTAAGTCTTGATTAGTTATCAGAACAATTCAGTTCTAGCCTTGCTGACAGTTATATAACCAACAACTTTGTGTATGTATATTAAAAGTTTTTTTATGTTATGTGCGACTAAAGCAAGCGATCGCTCTCAACGACTATAAATTGTGAGTTTTTATAAAATTATAATTTTCACTATGCAAGACGACGAAAAAAGCATTTTAAAATACTTTATCTTCTATTTTTGAATCCTGTCTTAAAAGTTATTTAATAAATTAATTACATTTAGTTAGAGTGAGCAAGAAATGAACCAAAAAATCAATAAAAATCAAGAAGAGTATACCGCTCGACCATTTAACGGTCAACGGTGGCTAGTAGAGGAAAGAGATGCTTGTGGAGTAGGATTTATTGCTTACCAAGATGGTAGAAGTAGTCATAAGCTAGTCGAACAAGCATTGAGTGCTTTAGGTTGTATGGAGCATCGCGGTGGCTGTAGTGCCGATGGTGA carries:
- a CDS encoding cupin domain-containing protein; protein product: MSQSTKTTAKEHELAIPESLPQVGITATEIRPWGSFTTLEEGQGYKIKRIEVKPGHRLSLQMHHHRSEHWIVVSGTARVVCGGEEKILSSNQSTYVPQCTSHRLENPGVIDLVLIEVQNGQYLGEDDIIRFQDDYSRR